A window from Chryseobacterium vaccae encodes these proteins:
- a CDS encoding ABC transporter ATP-binding protein — protein sequence MDNMIQIQNLSFEFSKNKPVLKNINLSVPKGSIFGFLGANGAGKSTTMKMLIGSIPDENGAIRIFDQKLSDLYPDGFNKIGSLIDTAAFYDHLSGWENLLVISRLRELPEAECERVLRLVDLWDSRNMKMKRYSLGMKQRLSIAMTLLGKPELLILDEPVNGLDPNGMLEMRELLIKLNREEGVTIFISSHLLQEIEKMITHLAIISHGEIRFTGSIKDLNELYRYDHIRIGLNHASQFISEIPENYSPQKIDENTIEITAGSKEDIAALVRMLVQKNAEIFEIKNSAGLEDWFMEITKN from the coding sequence ATGGACAACATGATACAGATTCAAAATCTGAGTTTTGAATTCTCTAAAAACAAACCGGTGCTTAAAAATATTAACCTTTCGGTTCCGAAAGGAAGCATTTTTGGCTTTTTAGGAGCCAACGGAGCCGGTAAATCCACCACTATGAAAATGCTGATCGGCAGCATTCCTGATGAAAACGGAGCGATCAGAATCTTTGATCAGAAATTATCAGACCTTTATCCTGATGGATTCAATAAAATAGGGAGTCTGATTGACACGGCAGCCTTTTATGACCATCTTTCGGGATGGGAAAACCTTCTTGTGATCTCCAGATTAAGAGAACTGCCGGAAGCAGAATGTGAAAGAGTTCTACGCCTTGTAGACCTCTGGGACAGCCGGAACATGAAAATGAAACGGTATTCTCTGGGAATGAAACAAAGACTTTCTATCGCCATGACCCTCCTGGGGAAACCCGAACTTCTCATCCTTGATGAACCGGTAAACGGACTTGATCCAAATGGAATGCTGGAAATGCGGGAACTTCTGATCAAACTGAACAGGGAAGAAGGCGTAACCATTTTTATTTCAAGCCACCTGCTTCAGGAAATTGAAAAAATGATCACCCATCTTGCGATTATTTCACATGGCGAAATACGCTTCACAGGCAGCATTAAAGATCTGAATGAACTTTACCGCTACGATCATATCAGAATAGGGCTGAATCATGCATCACAGTTCATCAGTGAAATTCCGGAAAATTATTCACCTCAGAAAATTGATGAAAATACCATAGAAATCACAGCCGGATCAAAAGAAGACATTGCTGCTCTTGTCAGAATGCTGGTGCAGAAAAATGCTGAAATTTTTGAAATTAAAAACAGTGCAGGCCTTGAGGACTGGTTCATGGAAATAACTAAAAACTAA
- the gldB gene encoding gliding motility lipoprotein GldB, whose protein sequence is MKIFRFIALSSILILSLDSCKKESGDLWKVEIKETAEKVDITDISKEFYDVKIPLDQFKTKFPWFQGTVSDADFEKRRADAEEIKIYKEAAGKIDQAKLQKELQDLFSHIKYYFPQFKSPKVYLFSSALQMVQDPIIYDTKGNQLFIDITGFMGDGNPNYKGLELYFQKSMNPQNIVPKVSQIFAENIVTESPDHQKFIDQVILNGKIMMIQDAFLPDTPDYLKMNYTQKQYEWAVANEANIWNYFVEGNLIFGDDPRLVERFITPGPFSKFYTEIDNVSSPQIGIFTGWQICKSYFKQKPETKLADFLKLDATKIFNESGYKPK, encoded by the coding sequence ATGAAGATTTTCAGATTTATTGCGCTTTCTTCTATTTTAATTCTGTCATTGGATTCCTGCAAAAAAGAATCCGGAGATCTGTGGAAGGTAGAAATAAAAGAAACTGCTGAGAAAGTAGACATCACAGATATTTCCAAAGAATTTTATGATGTAAAAATTCCGTTGGACCAGTTTAAAACCAAATTTCCATGGTTCCAGGGGACTGTTTCCGATGCTGATTTTGAGAAGAGAAGAGCCGATGCAGAGGAAATAAAGATCTATAAAGAAGCTGCTGGAAAAATAGATCAGGCTAAGCTTCAGAAAGAGCTTCAGGATTTGTTTTCCCATATCAAATATTATTTCCCGCAGTTCAAAAGTCCTAAAGTATATCTGTTTTCATCCGCTCTGCAGATGGTTCAGGATCCTATTATTTATGATACAAAAGGAAATCAGCTGTTCATTGATATTACAGGCTTCATGGGCGATGGAAATCCAAATTATAAAGGATTGGAATTGTATTTTCAGAAATCGATGAACCCGCAGAATATTGTTCCTAAAGTTTCACAGATCTTTGCTGAAAATATTGTGACAGAATCTCCTGATCACCAGAAATTCATTGATCAGGTGATCCTGAACGGTAAAATAATGATGATTCAGGACGCTTTTCTTCCAGATACTCCTGATTATCTGAAAATGAATTACACCCAGAAACAATACGAGTGGGCAGTAGCCAATGAAGCCAATATCTGGAATTATTTCGTGGAAGGAAATCTGATCTTTGGTGATGATCCGAGATTAGTTGAACGTTTTATTACACCGGGCCCGTTCTCGAAATTTTATACAGAGATTGATAATGTTTCTTCGCCACAGATCGGAATATTTACCGGATGGCAGATCTGTAAATCCTACTTTAAACAGAAACCTGAAACTAAACTTGCTGATTTCCTAAAGCTTGATGCTACCAAAATATTTAACGAATCAGGATATAAGCCTAAATAA
- a CDS encoding leucine-rich repeat domain-containing protein, protein MNFKIFATLGLIISGFSFYNSQKLHCKDPNLEKAVLENFDLNKNGSLEQPEADQIVNLFLAQKNITSTDDLALFKNAKMIVLDDNAIPAISISGMEHLELFSCTGCKVSLFKAENLKKLTALYLDNNLLENISLKETPKIDQLTLSLNQLKTIDITPLRNLRKLNIEHNRIQKLDISGNSLLQTLNVGGNGMKETGIRKGIKTDVTIFGTEE, encoded by the coding sequence ATGAATTTTAAAATATTTGCAACCCTCGGCCTGATTATTTCAGGATTTTCTTTTTATAACAGCCAAAAACTGCATTGTAAGGATCCCAATCTGGAAAAAGCAGTGCTGGAAAATTTTGATCTGAATAAAAACGGAAGTCTGGAACAGCCTGAAGCCGACCAAATCGTCAATCTGTTTCTGGCTCAGAAGAATATCACCTCAACCGATGACCTGGCTCTTTTTAAGAATGCTAAAATGATTGTTCTTGACGATAATGCAATTCCTGCCATTTCTATAAGCGGAATGGAGCATCTTGAGCTGTTTTCATGTACGGGATGCAAAGTATCATTATTCAAAGCTGAAAATCTTAAAAAACTAACCGCCTTATACCTTGACAACAATCTTCTGGAGAATATTTCGTTAAAAGAAACCCCGAAAATTGATCAATTAACTTTATCTTTAAATCAGCTAAAAACAATAGATATAACACCCCTCAGGAATCTGAGAAAACTGAACATCGAACACAACAGGATCCAGAAGCTTGATATCTCCGGAAATTCTTTACTGCAAACGCTTAACGTTGGAGGAAACGGAATGAAAGAAACGGGTATCAGGAAAGGAATTAAAACAGATGTAACCATTTTCGGAACTGAGGAATAA
- a CDS encoding GNAT family N-acetyltransferase: MKIETQRLILRPLEETDAERMFLLDSSPEVMKYIGVPVLTEVSETIDVIRFIRNQYTENGTGRLAVIEKKSGLLIGWSGLKLLTEPINGYSNVLDLGYRFLPETWGKGYAVEAAKASLDLGFNEMNAEIIYAHAHSGNEASNHILKKLGFEKTGEFTEPDGVCNWYELKREKYI, translated from the coding sequence ATGAAAATAGAAACCCAACGATTGATCTTAAGGCCACTGGAAGAGACTGATGCAGAACGAATGTTTCTGCTTGATTCCAGCCCGGAAGTCATGAAATATATCGGTGTACCGGTACTTACAGAAGTGAGCGAAACCATAGACGTTATCAGATTCATCAGAAATCAATATACTGAGAACGGCACCGGACGGCTGGCTGTGATTGAAAAAAAATCCGGACTTCTGATCGGATGGAGCGGTCTTAAACTGCTGACCGAACCTATCAACGGTTACAGTAATGTTCTGGATCTCGGTTATCGTTTTCTTCCTGAAACATGGGGAAAAGGCTATGCCGTAGAAGCTGCAAAGGCATCTCTGGATCTGGGATTTAATGAGATGAATGCTGAGATTATCTACGCTCATGCCCATTCAGGAAATGAAGCTTCCAATCACATTCTGAAAAAATTAGGCTTTGAAAAAACAGGAGAATTCACAGAACCTGATGGAGTCTGTAACTGGTATGAATTAAAACGCGAAAAATATATTTAA
- a CDS encoding GNAT family N-acetyltransferase, translated as MMLTIRQEEEKDYRKVFELTEEAFRTMEQSDHQEHFLVERLRKSDAFIPELSLVAENENGVIAGHILFTKIKIENNTGSFDSLALAPVSVKPEFQNQGIGGQLILFGHLIAKELGHQSVILIGHEDYYPRFGYEKTSNFGISFPFDIPEENGMAIELIEDGLKNVTGVVKYPKEFGID; from the coding sequence ATCATGTTAACCATAAGACAGGAAGAGGAAAAAGACTATAGGAAAGTGTTTGAACTTACGGAAGAAGCTTTCCGCACGATGGAACAAAGTGATCATCAGGAGCACTTTCTTGTTGAACGATTAAGGAAATCTGATGCCTTTATCCCGGAACTTTCCCTGGTTGCAGAAAATGAAAACGGAGTGATTGCCGGGCATATCTTATTCACCAAAATCAAAATAGAAAATAATACAGGGTCCTTTGATTCACTGGCGCTGGCACCTGTTTCGGTAAAGCCTGAATTCCAGAACCAGGGTATTGGAGGGCAGCTTATTCTTTTTGGCCACCTTATTGCCAAAGAACTGGGGCATCAATCTGTTATCCTCATCGGACATGAAGATTATTATCCTAGGTTTGGTTACGAAAAAACCAGTAATTTTGGAATTTCTTTTCCGTTTGATATTCCTGAAGAAAATGGCATGGCCATAGAACTGATAGAAGACGGATTAAAAAATGTAACAGGTGTAGTAAAATACCCTAAAGAATTTGGAATAGACTAA
- the nadE gene encoding NAD(+) synthase, whose protein sequence is MQTQKVIDHIVGWLKDYAVKAKVNGYVIGVSGGVDSGVVSTLAAMTGLKTLLIEMPIRQKPDQIDRAWEHMNDLKSKFPNVEAMSVNLTPAFEELYKTFDVKDDLYPNEKLAFANTRSRLRMLTLYYYGQLNGLLVCGTGNKVEDFGIGFYTKYGDGGVDVSPIADLYKTEVYTLARALNLVKNIQEAIPTDGLWDVDRTDEQQIGATYPELEKIQKEYGTKTADDYEGRDKEVFLIFDRMHKAARHKIDPIPVCDIPEEWRNS, encoded by the coding sequence ATGCAGACACAAAAAGTAATAGATCATATTGTAGGCTGGCTGAAAGATTATGCCGTAAAAGCAAAAGTAAACGGGTATGTAATAGGAGTTTCAGGTGGTGTGGATTCAGGAGTGGTATCAACGCTGGCAGCCATGACAGGTTTAAAAACCCTTCTGATTGAAATGCCGATACGCCAGAAACCTGATCAGATAGACCGTGCCTGGGAGCATATGAATGATCTGAAATCAAAATTTCCGAATGTAGAGGCCATGTCTGTTAATCTTACACCTGCTTTTGAAGAACTTTATAAAACATTCGATGTAAAAGATGATCTGTATCCGAATGAAAAGCTTGCTTTCGCCAATACAAGATCCCGTCTGAGAATGCTTACCCTGTATTATTACGGACAGCTGAACGGGCTTCTGGTATGCGGAACAGGAAATAAAGTGGAAGATTTCGGAATCGGGTTTTATACCAAATACGGGGACGGCGGTGTAGATGTCTCTCCTATTGCTGATCTTTATAAAACCGAAGTGTATACCCTTGCCAGAGCACTGAACCTGGTTAAAAATATCCAGGAAGCAATTCCTACAGACGGACTTTGGGATGTAGACAGAACAGACGAACAGCAGATTGGCGCTACCTATCCTGAACTGGAAAAAATCCAGAAAGAATACGGAACGAAAACAGCTGACGATTATGAAGGACGTGACAAGGAAGTGTTCTTAATATTCGACAGGATGCACAAAGCAGCAAGACATAAAATTGATCCTATTCCGGTGTGTGATATTCCGGAGGAATGGAGAAACAGCTAA
- a CDS encoding ribonuclease domain-containing protein, with translation MNSKIRSVLFMCLGLLFGMSVMYIYKNFIEGKKENKTETVNYGSAATEEQYNAGNSTEQVSIDQLTEEKTVISYVKQNHRLPDYYITKNEARQQGWDPSKGNLCDVLPGKAIGGDKFGNREKRLPEGEKYYEADVNYHCGSRNADRIIFTKNGDVYLTKNHYKSFEKQ, from the coding sequence ATGAACAGTAAAATAAGATCGGTATTATTCATGTGTCTCGGACTTCTTTTCGGAATGTCTGTGATGTACATTTATAAGAACTTTATTGAAGGCAAGAAAGAGAATAAAACTGAAACGGTAAATTATGGAAGTGCTGCAACAGAAGAGCAATATAATGCAGGAAATTCAACGGAACAGGTTTCCATTGACCAGCTTACGGAAGAAAAAACAGTCATCAGCTATGTGAAGCAAAATCACAGGCTGCCGGATTATTATATCACTAAAAATGAAGCCAGACAGCAGGGCTGGGATCCATCCAAAGGAAATCTCTGCGATGTGCTTCCCGGAAAAGCTATTGGCGGAGACAAGTTTGGTAACCGCGAAAAAAGACTGCCGGAAGGTGAAAAATATTACGAAGCTGATGTGAATTACCATTGTGGAAGCAGGAATGCAGACAGGATTATCTTTACAAAAAATGGTGATGTTTATCTCACCAAAAACCATTATAAAAGTTTTGAAAAGCAGTAA
- a CDS encoding matrixin family metalloprotease, producing the protein MTILIQPFRDISSKEVTIAAEGIRKIYPNIKVLDPIDFPENAYYKERNRYRADSTIKFLNTQTKEGFVTIGLTTKDISATKGKVKDYGIMGLGYRPGKACIASKFRLNKKNADEQFFKIAIHELGHTQGLKHCPEKTCFMRDAKGGNPTDEETDFCPSCKTFLIHKNWKFNSI; encoded by the coding sequence ATGACTATTCTGATACAGCCTTTCAGAGACATCAGTTCAAAAGAAGTGACCATTGCCGCAGAAGGAATCAGAAAGATCTATCCTAATATCAAGGTTCTGGACCCCATTGATTTTCCTGAAAATGCTTACTATAAAGAAAGAAACCGCTACAGAGCTGACTCTACGATTAAGTTTCTGAATACCCAAACGAAGGAAGGTTTTGTAACAATTGGTTTGACTACCAAAGATATCAGTGCAACCAAAGGAAAAGTAAAAGATTACGGAATTATGGGACTCGGCTACAGACCGGGAAAAGCCTGTATCGCCTCAAAATTCAGACTGAATAAAAAGAATGCAGACGAACAGTTCTTTAAAATAGCCATTCACGAACTCGGCCACACTCAGGGACTGAAGCACTGCCCTGAAAAAACCTGCTTCATGAGAGATGCAAAAGGAGGAAATCCCACAGATGAAGAAACGGATTTCTGCCCATCCTGCAAAACTTTTTTAATCCATAAAAACTGGAAATTCAATTCAATATGA
- a CDS encoding barstar family protein, whose translation MKTIYIDFTDIGDYEDFYAQLKEKITLPEYFGDNLDALSDVITGELEMPLHIEFVNMTVDQLEIFEDLLTTLEDAEDEVEDFSFTYYLEQYEDEDTEDEE comes from the coding sequence ATGAAGACAATATATATAGATTTTACAGACATCGGTGATTATGAGGATTTTTATGCTCAGCTGAAAGAAAAAATCACCCTTCCGGAATATTTTGGAGATAACCTTGATGCTCTTTCTGATGTTATTACCGGAGAACTGGAAATGCCTCTCCACATCGAATTCGTTAATATGACTGTAGATCAGCTTGAGATCTTTGAAGATCTTCTGACTACTTTGGAAGATGCCGAAGATGAGGTAGAGGATTTCAGCTTCACCTATTATCTGGAGCAGTATGAAGATGAGGATACGGAAGATGAAGAATAA
- the pafA gene encoding alkaline phosphatase PafA, with product MFRKISIAAAAFLSVITINAQKNNSQVPRPKLVVGMVVDQMRWDYLYRYYSKYGKDGFKRLLNTGYSLNNVHINYVPTITALGHTCIFTGSVPAIHGIAGNDWTDKETGKGVYCTADDSVQPVGTTNTRIGSHSPKNLWSTTVTDELRLATNFQGKVIGVSLKDRASILPAGHTPNGAFWFDDSTGNFITSTWYMNDLPQWLKSFNAQNLPAKLVANGWNTLLPINQYTESSPDNSSWEGLLGSSKTPVFPYTNLAKDYETKKDNIRYTPFGNTLTLKLAEASVEGEKLGADNITDFLTVNLASTDYAGHKFGPNSIEVEDVYLRLDQDLAQFFNYLDSKVGKGEYTVFLSADHGGAHSVGFLKEHKIPTGFFGEGMEKDVNQKLKDKFGVDKLINAVDNYQVYFDRKLLSDNKLELDDVRDFAIKEIQKDPSVLYAVSVEEVQESSIPEPIKQRIINGINRQRSGDVQLISRDSMLPPYSKTGTTHSVWNSYDSHIPLIFMGWGIQHGESNKAYNMTDIAPTVSSLLKIQFPSGNIGNPITEVISK from the coding sequence ATGTTTAGGAAAATTTCAATTGCGGCGGCAGCTTTTTTGTCCGTAATTACAATCAATGCTCAGAAGAACAATTCTCAGGTACCAAGACCCAAATTAGTAGTAGGAATGGTGGTAGACCAGATGCGATGGGACTATCTTTACCGCTATTACAGTAAATACGGAAAAGACGGCTTTAAAAGGCTGTTGAATACAGGATATTCATTAAATAATGTTCATATCAACTATGTTCCAACCATTACTGCTTTAGGGCATACCTGTATTTTTACCGGTTCTGTTCCGGCCATCCACGGTATTGCAGGAAATGACTGGACAGATAAGGAAACCGGAAAAGGAGTATATTGTACTGCAGATGACAGCGTTCAACCGGTGGGAACAACCAATACAAGAATAGGAAGTCATTCACCCAAAAATCTTTGGTCTACTACGGTAACGGATGAATTAAGGCTGGCAACCAACTTTCAGGGAAAAGTAATCGGTGTTTCACTGAAAGACCGAGCTTCCATTCTGCCCGCAGGCCACACTCCGAACGGAGCTTTCTGGTTTGATGACAGTACCGGGAACTTTATAACCAGTACATGGTATATGAATGATCTGCCTCAATGGCTGAAGTCTTTCAACGCACAGAATTTACCTGCAAAACTTGTAGCAAATGGTTGGAATACACTGCTTCCGATTAATCAGTATACAGAAAGTTCACCGGATAATTCTTCCTGGGAAGGACTTCTGGGAAGCTCAAAAACACCTGTTTTCCCGTACACTAATCTTGCCAAAGATTATGAAACTAAAAAAGATAATATCCGGTATACACCATTTGGAAATACACTAACCCTGAAGCTTGCTGAAGCTTCTGTGGAAGGAGAAAAGCTGGGTGCTGACAATATCACGGATTTCCTGACGGTGAATCTTGCTTCTACAGATTATGCGGGGCACAAATTCGGGCCAAACTCTATTGAAGTAGAAGATGTTTATTTAAGACTGGATCAGGATCTGGCACAGTTCTTCAATTACCTGGATTCAAAAGTAGGGAAGGGCGAATATACCGTTTTCCTTTCTGCAGACCATGGTGGAGCACATTCAGTAGGATTCCTGAAAGAACATAAAATCCCGACAGGTTTCTTCGGGGAAGGAATGGAGAAGGATGTGAACCAAAAGCTGAAGGATAAATTCGGAGTAGATAAACTGATCAATGCTGTAGATAACTACCAGGTTTATTTCGACAGAAAATTGTTGAGTGATAATAAGCTGGAGCTGGATGATGTAAGAGATTTCGCGATCAAAGAAATCCAGAAAGACCCAAGTGTTTTATATGCCGTTTCTGTAGAAGAAGTTCAGGAGTCAAGTATCCCGGAGCCGATTAAACAGAGAATTATCAACGGAATCAACAGGCAGAGAAGCGGTGATGTTCAGCTGATCTCCCGTGATTCTATGCTGCCTCCGTATTCTAAAACAGGAACAACACACAGCGTATGGAATTCTTATGATTCCCATATTCCGCTGATCTTTATGGGTTGGGGAATCCAACATGGAGAAAGTAATAAAGCATATAACATGACGGATATTGCGCCTACGGTTTCTTCTTTACTGAAGATCCAGTTCCCAAGCGGAAACATAGGAAATCCAATTACGGAAGTTATTAGTAAATAA
- a CDS encoding DUF6896 domain-containing protein translates to MERTIHIISAAAPDQLPGLDEISNIPRQRKLKIVFEESVRHLRKSYGEDLEKLLPDFQIAIHNTEHEINICKLITYEEIEKNQLFFLQCAKDYRSLGTALITRLIETKRITLNTDFPFLSLNKFKNIRRNYSGKVDDWDYFFHGYHCGFQHKKTKQKIEVPYMFGMEFGDLDPYFFSIFIKSTPEYQPLPIEIFDDFDDGKKILDVMLSLGYLEKIHSNIEHYSGTVVKDRDKVDIKVFNPETDLVKSQSKLSGLFSFLKF, encoded by the coding sequence TTGGAAAGGACAATTCATATAATATCCGCTGCAGCGCCAGACCAACTTCCTGGTCTTGATGAGATTTCCAATATTCCCCGGCAGAGAAAACTTAAAATAGTTTTTGAAGAATCCGTTCGCCATTTAAGAAAAAGCTATGGTGAAGATTTAGAGAAATTACTCCCCGATTTTCAGATAGCCATCCATAATACAGAACATGAAATAAATATATGTAAACTTATTACCTATGAAGAAATTGAAAAAAATCAACTATTCTTCCTGCAATGTGCCAAGGATTACAGAAGTCTCGGGACAGCATTAATCACCCGGCTTATAGAAACAAAGAGAATAACATTAAATACTGATTTCCCTTTTCTTAGCCTGAATAAATTTAAAAACATCCGGAGAAACTATTCCGGAAAAGTTGATGATTGGGATTATTTTTTTCACGGCTATCACTGTGGTTTTCAACATAAAAAAACAAAGCAGAAAATAGAAGTTCCTTATATGTTTGGAATGGAATTCGGAGACTTGGATCCTTATTTTTTTAGCATTTTTATTAAATCAACTCCCGAATATCAACCTTTACCTATAGAGATTTTTGATGACTTTGATGATGGGAAAAAGATTCTTGATGTCATGCTCAGTCTGGGGTATCTTGAGAAAATCCATTCCAATATTGAACACTATTCCGGAACTGTAGTAAAAGATCGGGATAAGGTTGATATTAAAGTTTTCAATCCTGAGACAGATCTGGTAAAATCTCAATCAAAGTTATCAGGATTATTCAGTTTTTTAAAGTTTTAA
- a CDS encoding VOC family protein produces MIQFKYVILYVEDVEKSMNFYKDTFDTEIKFITPEKDYGELITGTTSLSFASVALAGSNIKQGFLTSRASEKPFGIELGFVTDDVDSLVKKAIDNGAILYEDVTVKPWGQTTAYIKDPDHYLVEICTEIQ; encoded by the coding sequence ATGATCCAATTTAAATACGTTATTTTATACGTGGAAGACGTTGAAAAATCAATGAATTTCTACAAAGACACCTTTGATACTGAAATAAAATTCATCACCCCGGAAAAAGATTACGGAGAACTGATTACCGGAACGACTAGTCTTTCCTTTGCTTCTGTTGCACTGGCCGGATCTAATATTAAGCAAGGATTTTTAACTTCCAGAGCTTCAGAAAAACCTTTCGGAATTGAACTGGGATTTGTAACCGATGATGTGGATTCTCTTGTAAAAAAGGCTATAGATAACGGTGCCATACTTTATGAAGATGTTACTGTAAAACCTTGGGGACAGACCACTGCTTACATCAAAGATCCGGATCATTATCTGGTGGAAATCTGCACAGAAATTCAATAA
- a CDS encoding GNAT family N-acetyltransferase, with product MEIKRLEQLTDNPTLDWGHNGYTTDKILSVSSIEHAGSFEFILKEKTIPYTKIWETSSGDIEELNEIIEKGHSFGAYTDGKLTGWIIGEHRIWNNSFYIENILVSEKHRRSGTGILLIKNIVKEARNLNCRIIELETQNTNYAAIQFYRRLGFSITGLNTRLYENTDETAVFMTLDL from the coding sequence ATGGAAATAAAAAGACTGGAACAACTGACTGACAATCCAACATTAGACTGGGGACATAATGGTTATACCACAGATAAAATTCTTTCCGTTTCTTCCATTGAACATGCTGGTTCTTTTGAATTTATTTTGAAAGAAAAAACAATTCCCTATACCAAAATCTGGGAAACCAGCTCCGGTGATATAGAAGAGCTTAACGAAATTATTGAAAAAGGACATTCTTTCGGAGCTTATACAGATGGAAAATTAACAGGCTGGATTATTGGCGAACACAGAATCTGGAACAACAGTTTTTACATCGAAAATATTCTGGTTAGTGAAAAGCACAGAAGATCCGGAACCGGAATCTTGCTGATTAAAAACATTGTTAAGGAAGCCCGAAACCTCAACTGCAGAATTATTGAACTGGAAACCCAGAATACCAATTATGCTGCTATCCAGTTTTACAGAAGACTGGGCTTCAGCATTACAGGACTGAATACCAGGCTGTATGAAAATACGGATGAAACTGCTGTATTTATGACCCTCGATTTATAA
- a CDS encoding redox-active disulfide protein 2, producing the protein MKNKHFTEYTDEELISNEKKIKVLTIMLASSMMVLFFTFIVLVIKKGFNPIMIIPIGLLPLLIVNIMNLKNLKKEKERRGLH; encoded by the coding sequence ATGAAAAATAAACACTTTACCGAATATACGGATGAAGAACTGATCAGTAATGAAAAGAAAATCAAGGTTCTTACCATTATGCTCGCTTCCTCCATGATGGTTTTATTTTTCACCTTTATCGTTCTGGTGATAAAAAAAGGCTTTAATCCGATCATGATTATCCCGATAGGCTTACTTCCTTTGTTGATCGTCAATATCATGAATCTGAAAAATCTGAAAAAGGAGAAAGAAAGACGGGGACTTCATTAG
- a CDS encoding YwqG family protein has translation MDRRIQEIKDKIEIPATEFITGGFRPENTIEECWIGRVTAYAEHEEIPLDQNGDQMMPLLQLYLPDQPFVPEPIRDTKLLTVFITYDFPEPLEKMGVNWIIREYKNSEEFVIKDLKNPESYLKPFPLRSQLVPKDAPLWDGGGLEDLPDDIQQQIINLEKEGVIGSYFDIIEHCYSTKLGGYPSFCQPGIGIKDGFGKGFEYVFQISSDGKAGLNVIDSGSLMFAKNSKTGEWSLYYDFY, from the coding sequence ATGGATAGACGAATTCAGGAAATAAAAGACAAAATTGAAATACCCGCCACAGAATTTATCACCGGAGGGTTCAGACCGGAAAATACCATAGAAGAATGCTGGATAGGGCGTGTCACCGCTTATGCAGAGCACGAAGAAATTCCTTTAGACCAAAACGGGGATCAGATGATGCCCCTGCTTCAGCTATACCTTCCCGACCAGCCATTCGTTCCTGAACCTATCAGAGATACTAAACTGCTCACGGTCTTTATCACTTATGACTTTCCTGAACCTCTTGAAAAAATGGGCGTTAACTGGATAATCCGGGAATATAAAAATTCAGAGGAATTCGTTATTAAAGATCTTAAAAATCCTGAATCTTACCTGAAACCTTTCCCACTTCGTTCACAACTGGTCCCCAAAGATGCTCCGCTATGGGATGGCGGCGGCCTTGAAGATCTTCCCGATGATATACAGCAGCAAATCATTAACCTCGAAAAAGAAGGTGTTATTGGAAGTTATTTTGATATCATTGAACATTGCTACAGCACAAAATTGGGAGGTTATCCTTCTTTCTGCCAGCCAGGCATCGGAATTAAAGATGGTTTCGGAAAAGGGTTTGAATATGTTTTCCAGATTTCATCAGACGGAAAGGCGGGACTTAATGTCATTGACAGCGGAAGCCTGATGTTTGCAAAAAACAGCAAAACCGGTGAATGGAGTTTGTATTATGATTTTTATTAA